In the Pararge aegeria chromosome 16, ilParAegt1.1, whole genome shotgun sequence genome, TCCACATCGAAACAAAAACCTCCTGTGAATCAATCAAACTACACCATGGACGATTTTTCTTATTACACACCCCAAGCAACATCCGTAAATAACGAGGACAACATACATTCAACATTGAAATATACACCGACACCCATACCTAGATGCCAAGACCAAAACATTGAAATCAGTGATTACCAGAATATTGAAACCAATGATTaccagaatttgtaatttctttaacatattattacctGCAGCAAAGCTAatgtgattaaaaataaagatatgacTCCAATGTCATCAACAATCGCTCCACGACGACAGTTCTATGACCGGCGCAGCATGAAATATAGATTCAGACGAAATAGTAATGTAGTCTGCGATCTGAAGTCACCATTCGAATCATACCTGTACGAGTatatgtgaattaaaaaataataaatatgattattaacacattaaagtattgtttattattaactaactaagggaactatttaattttccgggataaaaagtagcttatgtcacTCTCCAGGTCCTCAACTATACCCAAtcaaaaaatcacgtcaatccgTGGCTTTCTTGCAGCGTGattgaaggacaaaccaacaaacacactttcgcatttataatattagtatgattaCTCACCTCAAGCACACAGACAATCTTTCTTCAACAGATATAGGTGTGCGaaaatttgattgttttttctcCATGAAAGGTCGAAGCAAATGAACCAGActttcaaaattttcataactCATTCTATAGTAGTCATAAAATTTTCGCACGTCATAACGCAAATCATTGAATAAATTGTTGAATTCACCGGACGTATATCGTTGCTTCCAAAGGTTGTTCACCCAAAATCTTCTTGATTGATTAGATTTCTCTTCTTCTTCAGCAAGAGCTGCTATGAGCACTAGATCCCAGTCCACCATATTAAATACAACTCACACAACTAGCTTGTAACAACTCTGAAACTGTTTTGACGAGAAATACGATATTGAGACGCTTCGGCAAGCTACAGGACGGTGCGGCATGCTAAAGGACGCCTCGTCATCCCTAAGAACGTTGCAGCATGCCAAAGCATAGTTTCCATCAGTGTGCGCTTGCATGTAGGATGCCGAAGGATCCTGTTCCTTGCCGATGCCGACAATGGGCGCCGGCCCTTACGCGGCATATGATTGCaagtgtaaaattgtatacagataactcttcagttttatatcttattttttttataataaaccttCGTTTTGCTATTAGTTTGTAATTTAACTTCTTTGTTATCGGGTTATGCAATTATATATTTGGCAATCTTGAAGTgcaaattattaaacattattctTATCGCTTTCATTTGCAAGTAAGACAACCGGAAAATATCCAGACCTGATCATAGCTGATCCAATTTAGAATATATGCATTCACAAAACCGGCCGTGTTGGTAATAGAACCCGGTACTTATAGGGCCAAAgcaattaacaaataataaacccAAAAATTACTTTCATATCAAAAGCCTTTCGCGATCGCCAAGAACCGAATAAATTGTCCACAAGAAGGCTACTATAGTGCCTTttccttaatttttataattaatatataattgtgATTACTTGTACGAAGATCATAATACAAAACACTACTGCAAGTCTTTTAAGATCATTTTACAGTTGGTACGTATGATACGCCCTATTCACTGCTATAACTACAGCTAGCACTTCTAAGACCATTTGTCGCTACCCCTAGCTACAATAAACACATAACCATTtcgaatattatgaaaattaagcttaatttgctatactccgcgaaaagcaggagaatctgtatggtgtaatttataatttcttcaatccttatacttcaccaaacagatcttcaagattattagaattattcattattcacaattattcattgttaagtcaacatctcctgaggatgctccggtttcggagtgaaacgtgcgtagaggatagaTTGCCGAAACGATTTtataaactatttccttaggctaagtttactaacagttaactttgtattttactaaccatttattatccaagtcggtcgaaataaacgaattttatttttattttatttatatggatttaagaaattatagataacaccacacagattctccttaagcttaatttccattatatatcatggcattccgcaaagtaacgcctgcttctatccaatacgaaCATCTACTATACAATATAtatgaatacaataatatatatatgaatcacaatgaaaatacactttccGCCTTCGTTACATACTATATAACAAAGAATATAATTTCGATGGCATATCAAATGATATAGTTGATCTTGCTCTAAAAGACCGTTTGGTATTTATGCTCCATATTTTTAAATGGGAGTGAATAAGGTTTACTGCACTAAAACCGAGGTCAAACGGCTATCGTAAGATAGAAGGGCTATAAAGG is a window encoding:
- the LOC120630374 gene encoding uncharacterized protein LOC120630374 isoform X4, whose product is MVDWDLVLIAALAEEEEKSNQSRRFWVNNLWKQRYTSGEFNNLFNDLRYDVRKFYDYYRMSYENFESLVHLLRPFMEKKQSNFRTPISVEERLSVCLRFLITGVSFKTLAFNYRMGFSTVRCIVHETCRVIWNILGRIVLPKPTTAQWKIIAKDFDEIWNFPNCIGAIDGKHFKIRAPNNSGN